Proteins encoded in a region of the Zea mays cultivar B73 chromosome 2, Zm-B73-REFERENCE-NAM-5.0, whole genome shotgun sequence genome:
- the LOC103647604 gene encoding BAG family molecular chaperone regulator 1 — protein sequence MMRARPKGTFADAMRESSPPPAAASAAAVKEDEWEVRPGGMLVQRRSPDADAPAGAPVPTIRVKVKFNGVYHEIYINSQASFGELKKMLSARTGLHPEDQKLVYKDKERDSKAFLDMAGVKDRSKMVLLEDPAAQAKRLLEQRRADKAERAAKSISRISLDVDKLVTKVSALETIVVSKGGKVADADVVALTEALMNELVKLDSVAAEGEVKVQRRMQEKRVQKHVETLDAIRAKNAAAQAKANGSMDVDGHAKARAPHRPPPVSQRRNFQQPSPAPPAQSWESFDLLSSVPSTSSAAVTTTSPAVASPIPRFDWELF from the exons ATGATGCGCGCCAGGCCCAAAGGTACATTCGCCGACGCGATGAGGGAGAgctcccctcctcctgctgctgcatCGGCGGCGGCGGTGAAGGAGGACGAGTGGGAGGTGCGTCCGGGCGGGATGCTGGTGCAGAGACGGAGCCCCGACGCCGACGCCCCCGCCGGGGCGCCCGTCCCTACCATCCGCGTCAAGGTCAAGTTCAACGGCGTCTACCACGAGATCTACATCAACTCGCAGGCCTCCTTCG GTGAGCTGAAGAAGATGCTGTCGGCGCGGACGGGGCTGCACCCGGAGGACCAGAAGCTGGTGTACAAGGACAAGGAGCGGGACTCCAAGGCGTTCCTGGACATGGCCGGCGTCAAGGACCGCTCCAAGATGGTGCTGCTCGAGGACCCCGCCGCGCAGGCCAAGCGCCTCCTCGAGCAGCGGCGCGCCGACAAGGCGGAGCGGGCCGCCAAGTCCATCTCCCGCATCAGCCTCGACGTCGACAAGCTCGTCACCAAG GTGTCGGCGCTGGAGACCATCGTCGTCAGCAAGGGCGGCAAGGTAGCGGACGCCGACGTGGTCGCCCTTACCGAAGCGCTCATGAACGAGCTGGTCAAGCTGgactccgtcgccgccgagggcGAGGTCAAGGTGCAGCGGCGAATGCAG GAGAAGCGGGTGCAGAAGCACGTGGAGACGCTGGACGCCATCCGCGCGAAGAACGCGGCGGCGCAGGCCAAGGCCAACGGTAGCATGGACGTGGACGGCCACGCCAAGGCCCGCGCGCCGCACCGCCCGCCGCCCGTGTCGCAGAGGCGGAACTTCCAGCAGCCTTCCCCGGCGCCGCCCGCGCAGAGCTGGGAGTCGTTCGACCTGCTGTCGTCGGTGCCGTCCACGTCCTCGGCCGCCGTGACCACCACCTCGCCGGCCGTCGCCTCCCCGATCCCGCGGTTCGACTGGGAGCTCTTCTGA